One genomic segment of Ricinus communis isolate WT05 ecotype wild-type chromosome 5, ASM1957865v1, whole genome shotgun sequence includes these proteins:
- the LOC8258761 gene encoding subtilisin-like serine-protease S isoform X1 has protein sequence MASSVLMSCIFNLLLALLSGEIGFCYSSKAYVVYMGSKGTEEHPDDILSQNHQILASVHGGSIEQARTSHLYSYSHGFKGFAAKLTDHQASQIAKMPGVVSVFPNLKRKLHTTHSWDFMGLVGEETMEIPGYSTKNQVNIIIGFIDTGIWPESPSFSDDDMPPVPPRWKGQCQSGEAFNSSSCNRKVIGARYYRSGYEAEEDSANLMSFISPRDSSGHGTHTASTAAGRYVASMNYKGLAAGGARGGAPMARVAVYKTCWDSGCYDIDLLAAFDDAIRDGVHILSLSLGPDAPQGDYFNDAISIGSFHAASRGILVVASAGNEGSQGSATNLAPWMITVAASSTDRDLASDIILGNAAKFSGESLSLFEMNATARIISASQAYAGYFTPYQSSFCLESSLNKTKARGKVLVCRHAESSTDSKLAKSSIVKEAGGVGMVLIDETDQDVAIPFIIPSAIVGKDIGKKILSYIINTRKPVAKISRAKTILGSQPAPRIAAFSSKGPNALTPEILKPDVTAPGLNILAAWSPAVGKMQFNILSGTSMACPHVTGIAALIKAVNPSWSPSAIKSAIMTTATILDKNRKPITVDPRGRRGNAFDYGSGFVNPTRVLDPGLIYDAYTTDYKSFLCSIGYDDKSLHLVTRDNSTCNQTFATASSLNYPSITIPNLKDYFSVTRTVTNVGKPRSIFKAVVSNPIGINVTVVPKRLVFDSYGQKITFTVNFKVTAPSKGYAFGILSWRNRNTWVTSPLVVRVASSSMGLMK, from the exons ATGGCTTCTTCAGTACTAATGAGTTGCATCTTCAATCTGTTGCTCGCTCTACTTTCGGGAGAAATTGGATTCTGTTATTCTTCTAAG GCTTATGTGGTTTATATGGGAAGTAAAGGTACTGAAGAGCACCCAGATGACATTCTCTCCCAAAACCACCAAATTCTCGCTTCCGTTCATGGGGGGAG CATTGAGCAAGCGCGGACCTCTCACCTTTATAGCTACAGCCATGGATTCAAGGGCTTTGCCGCCAAGTTGACGGACCACCAAGCTTCTCAGATTGCTA AGATGCCTGGGGTGGTCTCTGTTTTCCCCAATTTGAAACGGAAGCTACACACCACTCACTCGTGGGATTTCATGGGTCTTGTGGGTGAAGAAACTATGGAGATTCCTGGGTATTCCACCAAAAACCAAGTGAACATTATAATTGGTTTCATAGATACAG GAATTTGGCCTGAATCTCCAAGTTTTAGTGATGATGACATGCCTCCAGTACCACCCAGATGGAAGGGGCAATGCCAATCAGGAGAAGCTTTCAATTCTTCATCTTGCAACAG GAAAGTGATTGGAGCAAGATACTATAGGAGTGGTTATGAAGCTGAAGAAGATTCAGCCAATCTAATGTCATTTATATCTCCAAGGGACAGCTCTGGTCATGGCACCCACACTGCATCAACTGCTGCTGGTCGCTATGTGGCAAGTATGAATTACAAAGGTTTGGCAGCTGGCGGAGCCAGAGGTGGGGCACCAATGGCCAGAGTTGCAGTTTACAAGACTTGTTGGGACTCTGGTTGCTATGATATTGATTTATTAGCTGCATTCGATGATGCAATCAGAGATGGGGTTCATATCTTGTCTTTGTCTCTGGGTCCAGATGCCCCCCAGGGAGATTATTTCAATGATGCCATCTCTATTGGGTCATTTCATGCTGCTAGCCGTGGAATCTTAGTAGTTGCTTCAGCTGGAAATGAAGGAAGTCAAGGTTCTGCAACAAATCTTGCACCATGGATGATCACCGTTGCTGCCAGTTCAACAGATAGGGACCTTGCATCTGATATTATTCTAGGAAATGCTGCTAAATTTTCG GGTGAAAGTCTAAGTCTCTTTGAAATGAATGCCACTGCACGTATTATCTCTGCCTCGCAAGCGTATGCTGGATACTTCACTCCTTATCAATCCAG TTTTTGTTTAGAGAGTTCCTTAAATAAGACCAAAGCAAGAGGTAAAGTCCTTGTCTGTCGACATGCTGAGAGTTCGACAGATTCAAAGCTGGCAAAGAGCAGTATAGTGAAAGAAGCTGGTGGAGTCGGGATGGTCCTCATTGATGAGACAGATCAAGATGTTGCAATTCCCTTTATAATTCCCTCAGCAATTGTTGGAAAGGATATAGGGAAGAAGATTCTATCCTATATTATTAATACGCG AAAGCCAGTAGCAAAAATATCCCGTGCAAAGACAATTTTGGGATCTCAACCCGCACCTCGTATTGCAGCATTTTCTTCGAAAGGACCTAATGCTTTGACCCCTGAAATTTTGAAG CCTGATGTTACAGCTCCTGGACTAAACATCCTAGCTGCGTGGTCTCCAGCTGTTGGGAAAATGCAATTTAACATTCTTTCTGGCACTTCCATGGCTTGCCCACATGTAACAGGAATAGCAGCCTTGATCAAAGCTGTTAATCCTTCATGGTCTCCATCTGCCATAAAATCTGCCATCATGACTACTG CTACCATTCTTGATAAGAACCGTAAACCCATTACAGTGGATCCTAGAGGAAGAAGGGGTAATGCATTTGATTATGGATCAGGTTTTGTTAACCCAACAAGAGTCCTTGATCCTGGTCTTATCTATGATGCATACACAACAGATTATAAATCTTTTCTCTGTTCAATTGGCTACGATGACAAATCACTGCACTTGGTCACTAGAGACAACAGCACATGTAATCAGACATTTGCAACAGCTTCCAGCCTGAATTATCCTTCCATTACCATCCCAAATCTCAAAGATTACTTCTCTGTTACTCGAACAGTGACGAATGTTGGCAAACCAAGAAGCATCTTTAAAGCTGTAGTTTCTAATCCTATTGGTATAAATGTTACTGTTGTGCCAAAGCGACTAGTCTTTGACAGCTATGGCCAGAAGATCACATTCACTGTGAATTTCAAGGTGACAGCTCCATCAAAGGGTTATGCATTTGGTATTTTGTCATGGAGGAATAGAAATACATGGGTCACCAGTCCTCTAGTTGTCCGCGTAGCATCTTCTTCTATGGGGCTGATGAAGTAA
- the LOC8258761 gene encoding subtilisin-like serine-protease S isoform X2 has protein sequence MASSVLMSCIFNLLLALLSGEIGFCYSSKAYVVYMGSKGTEEHPDDILSQNHQILASVHGGSIEQARTSHLYSYSHGFKGFAAKLTDHQASQIAKMPGVVSVFPNLKRKLHTTHSWDFMGLVGEETMEIPGYSTKNQVNIIIGFIDTGIWPESPSFSDDDMPPVPPRWKGQCQSGEAFNSSSCNRKVIGARYYRSGYEAEEDSANLMSFISPRDSSGHGTHTASTAAGRYVASMNYKGLAAGGARGGAPMARVAVYKTCWDSGCYDIDLLAAFDDAIRDGVHILSLSLGPDAPQGDYFNDAISIGSFHAASRGILVVASAGNEGSQGSATNLAPWMITVAASSTDRDLASDIILGNAAKFSGESLSLFEMNATARIISASQAYAGYFTPYQSSFCLESSLNKTKARGKVLVCRHAESSTDSKLAKSSIVKEAGGVGMVLIDETDQDVAIPFIIPSAIVGKDIGKKILSYIINTRKPVAKISRAKTILGSQPAPRIAAFSSKGPNALTPEILKPDVTAPGLNILAAWSPAVGKMQFNILSGTSMACPHVTGIAALIKAVNPSWSPSAIKSAIMTTAKEVFTKMACTSTTSSCVSSFLVAETK, from the exons ATGGCTTCTTCAGTACTAATGAGTTGCATCTTCAATCTGTTGCTCGCTCTACTTTCGGGAGAAATTGGATTCTGTTATTCTTCTAAG GCTTATGTGGTTTATATGGGAAGTAAAGGTACTGAAGAGCACCCAGATGACATTCTCTCCCAAAACCACCAAATTCTCGCTTCCGTTCATGGGGGGAG CATTGAGCAAGCGCGGACCTCTCACCTTTATAGCTACAGCCATGGATTCAAGGGCTTTGCCGCCAAGTTGACGGACCACCAAGCTTCTCAGATTGCTA AGATGCCTGGGGTGGTCTCTGTTTTCCCCAATTTGAAACGGAAGCTACACACCACTCACTCGTGGGATTTCATGGGTCTTGTGGGTGAAGAAACTATGGAGATTCCTGGGTATTCCACCAAAAACCAAGTGAACATTATAATTGGTTTCATAGATACAG GAATTTGGCCTGAATCTCCAAGTTTTAGTGATGATGACATGCCTCCAGTACCACCCAGATGGAAGGGGCAATGCCAATCAGGAGAAGCTTTCAATTCTTCATCTTGCAACAG GAAAGTGATTGGAGCAAGATACTATAGGAGTGGTTATGAAGCTGAAGAAGATTCAGCCAATCTAATGTCATTTATATCTCCAAGGGACAGCTCTGGTCATGGCACCCACACTGCATCAACTGCTGCTGGTCGCTATGTGGCAAGTATGAATTACAAAGGTTTGGCAGCTGGCGGAGCCAGAGGTGGGGCACCAATGGCCAGAGTTGCAGTTTACAAGACTTGTTGGGACTCTGGTTGCTATGATATTGATTTATTAGCTGCATTCGATGATGCAATCAGAGATGGGGTTCATATCTTGTCTTTGTCTCTGGGTCCAGATGCCCCCCAGGGAGATTATTTCAATGATGCCATCTCTATTGGGTCATTTCATGCTGCTAGCCGTGGAATCTTAGTAGTTGCTTCAGCTGGAAATGAAGGAAGTCAAGGTTCTGCAACAAATCTTGCACCATGGATGATCACCGTTGCTGCCAGTTCAACAGATAGGGACCTTGCATCTGATATTATTCTAGGAAATGCTGCTAAATTTTCG GGTGAAAGTCTAAGTCTCTTTGAAATGAATGCCACTGCACGTATTATCTCTGCCTCGCAAGCGTATGCTGGATACTTCACTCCTTATCAATCCAG TTTTTGTTTAGAGAGTTCCTTAAATAAGACCAAAGCAAGAGGTAAAGTCCTTGTCTGTCGACATGCTGAGAGTTCGACAGATTCAAAGCTGGCAAAGAGCAGTATAGTGAAAGAAGCTGGTGGAGTCGGGATGGTCCTCATTGATGAGACAGATCAAGATGTTGCAATTCCCTTTATAATTCCCTCAGCAATTGTTGGAAAGGATATAGGGAAGAAGATTCTATCCTATATTATTAATACGCG AAAGCCAGTAGCAAAAATATCCCGTGCAAAGACAATTTTGGGATCTCAACCCGCACCTCGTATTGCAGCATTTTCTTCGAAAGGACCTAATGCTTTGACCCCTGAAATTTTGAAG CCTGATGTTACAGCTCCTGGACTAAACATCCTAGCTGCGTGGTCTCCAGCTGTTGGGAAAATGCAATTTAACATTCTTTCTGGCACTTCCATGGCTTGCCCACATGTAACAGGAATAGCAGCCTTGATCAAAGCTGTTAATCCTTCATGGTCTCCATCTGCCATAAAATCTGCCATCATGACTACTG CCAAGGAGGTTTTCACAAAAATGGCATGTACTAGCACCACAAGTTCTTGTGTCTCTTCTTTTTTAGTGGCCGAGACAAAGTAG